The Nostoc cf. commune SO-36 genomic sequence AAATGTCGAGTGCTTGCGAGATAAACGACCATTGCCATATTCTTCAATTAGTACTCGCATCAGGGTACACTGCACTTCATTAGCAACACCACCCAAAATGCGCGAAAGATGACTAGCTTCAACCAAGCCATCAAAAGAGCCGATCGCTAGCAAGTGACGATAACCAGCTTCAGTCATTTCCTCACGAATGTAGCGGCTACTCTCCGACAAAGGCGGATTTAAATCGGCAGATGCACGCTCAATTAAAGCTTGTTTTACATCCAATTGTTGTAGTGCATCCACATCAAGTTGTGCTAGTTCCCACTGTTGCCAAGCAGTTTCAATTTGGTCACGACAAGAGGATAAATACAGCGATCGCTCATTAGTATAATTCTGCAAATCGTCGTACCAAAACAGCTTTAGCCGATTAATACGATAAAGTATCCGTTGGAGAAAACGGTGAGCCTGTTCATCAGAGCGATCGTTTCCATAAGCGGCGCGAATTGCCATAGAGAGCGTGTGTTCAAACTCACTAGCTTTTGCAGGGTTTAGAGCCAGTTTATGATCCAAATCCTCCATTGCTAGCAGTTCTATAAATTGCTCGTGGGCGCGATCGCAGTTGGTAATTGTTATTTCTTCTGTTTGCGTGCTATTTTTCGCAGCCCTAGCATTAGGAAATATAACTAAATTGCTTTGCATGGAATCTTCCGTAGCATTGGAAAGGTGAGAAATTAATTTCATCTCTAATACTTAACTTCCCACACCAGTAGCTTTCTCTACCTCTTTCCCTGGTTATAAAGAAAAATTAAGTTTCAGACGAAAGGAGGATTGAAAATTGGGAATTGGGCGTTGCTTCTCTCCCCCTGCCTCCCCTGCTCCCTCCACTACCTACGGCACTTTCTGCTGCTCAATCACCTTACTCGGCGGAATCTCTTCAAGAGGAATCAGTGCTTCGATTACCGACTTCACAATTGGCGCGGCGACGGTAGAGCCATAAGCACTTTCTCCTTTTGGCTCATCCACCAGTGCGAACACTACATAGCGAGGAGATTCCACGGGCAAAATAGCCACGAAGCTGGTCATTCTAGCGCCCTTGATGTATCCACCATTAGGACTAGCTTTTTGGGCTGTACCAGTTTTACCTGCAATGCGATATCCGGGAATTTGTGACGCCTTTCCACTGCCTTCTTCAACAACAGTTTCCATCATTTCTACAACCTTTTGGGCTGTTGCGGCTGAGAAAATTTGGCGGGGGATGGTGTGAGTCGGTGAATCATGAATCTGCCCTTTGCTATCAATCAGCCCTTGAACTACATGGGGTGTAACTAACTTACCGCCATTAGCTAAAGCACCATGCATTTGCACTAGCTGTAACGGTGTCATAGAAAAGCCTTGTCCAAAAGAAGTAGTAGCTGGTTCAATTGGCGAAGCGATAAATTCTTCTTGACTTTTGAGCCGACCACCAGCTTCAAAAGGTAAATCTGTATCAACTTTTTGTCCTAGCCCCAAGCGTTCTAGCCAGTTGTAATAGATTGAAGGCTTTAAACGTTGGATAATTTGCACCATGCCAATATTGCTGGAATATTGCAAAATCTGAGCGATGCTGATTCGCCCATAACCATTATTCATCGCATTTTTGATGGTGTAATTAGCTACTCGAACAGAACCGGAGTCATTAAACATATCATCTGGTTTGATGACGCCATTTTCTAGAGCGATCGCTACATTCAAAGGCTTAAAAGTCGATCCCGGTTCATAAAGATCCGCCACTGTCCAGTTTTTAAATAGCGAGATATCAGCTTTACCGTATTCATTAGGGTTATAAGTAGGCTGAGAAACGAGGGCGAGTAAGGAACCATCCAACGCATCCATAACAATTACCGCCCCACGTTTAGCATCAAACTTTTCCATCTGTTGTTTGAGTGCAACGCGGGCAATTCTTTGCAGACGGCTATCGATAGTGAGTTGTAATCGCAAATCGTCAAAATGCAAAAAACCTTCGGGCGCATAATCCGGCATCAGAGTCCCATTCCCCGACCGACTGAGCCGCACCGTTTGCACAGGACGTTCTAGCAACTTCTCTTGAGAATATTCCACACCAGCTTGACCACGGCGGTCAACATTTACGTAGCCCACCACATCAGAAACCAAATCGTCTGGCGGATAATATCGGGAGTATTTTTGAGCCCACTCCAAGCCATTTAAGCGCAAAGAGATGACGCGATCAATATTTTCTTCTGCTAAGGCTGGGGCAATTATAATTCCGCTTTTTTTGCTTTGAAAAGTTTTCACCAACTCAGCAGCATCTTTTGCCAAAATTGGGGCAAGTCGCTCTGCTATATCTTCATTAGACTTATCAAACAGCTTAGGATGAGCGTACAAAGTATATACAGGACGGTCAATCGCCAAAAGATTACTTTTGCGGTCTACCACCGGGCGACGAGGCATAAAAGGTCGCAAATTCACCATTTGCTGGTTGCGTGCCTGCTGAGTTAACTTTGGCCCCTTGACAATTTGTAGGTTATACAAATTGATACCCAACCCCAGCCCTACTGCCATTAATATGCCCCATACTATGAACAGCCGGGACTTGGTGTTAGATGTTTGGTTTTGGAAATTAGAAGCTAATTTTCCCAAAAAGCTTTGTTTATAACCCCTTTGTTGCCTTGTGAGTCCTGGATTGCGAAACTTTCTAAATTTTGTTCTGCTTGGTGACTTCTGCATTGAGTTCGTCCTTTGTCATTTGTCTTTTGCCATAAGCCACAAGCCTGAGTCGTAATGACTAATGACAAATGACAAATGACTCTTAGCCTTTTACCAATTCTGCAAAATAAAGCTACAGATGCAAGAGTTGGAAACTCAGATTACAGCGCTTTTCATCTATTTGAACCACATCTTCGTCAAGTAGTAGCGAAGAGAAAAAGGGGCAGGGAGCAGGGGGAAAATCCCATAAATAATAAATTTGTTTGCTCTGAAACCCTTTTTCCAGGGTAATTCCAATATCTTTCTCCCCTGCCCCCTGCCTTTTGAGTCAACTAGTATCCCAATGGCGCGAGTGTCTGCTGTTGGGTTTCCGAATTTGGCGTTGTATTAGACAATGCTGGCTTAGAACTCTGAGATTCTGGAGATAAGAAAATCATCCCTTCAGGAGTTGGCGATACCAACCCTGCTGCTGGTTGTTCTGCTTCGTCAGCCATTTTATTTTTCAGCGTCGCATTAGTTGTTGTTAGCAGCCGCTCATGACGTTGAAGGTTTTGCAGTCTGCGATATGATTTACCCCACATTTCTTGGGAATATACTGTCCAGCCATAAACAGCAAGTGTCGATGCTACTAACAAGAACGCCAAAACTGACGAATAACGATGAAAAGTGTACAAGCGTAGTAACCACAAAGGTGTTGCTCCAGAATTAGGCATCGTGGGAATGCGAATAAAATCTAGCCCCGGACTCTTCTGTTTTGCGCTCGACTGCTCATTATTTGAAACTTGTTGTCTACCCGACTCTTTTACCGATTTGGATATAACTGCCTCATTTGTGGGAGAAACCGCTAATTTTTTTGAGGAACGCTGTCGTCTTTGAGACGATACTGGTGTAGAAGCGCTCCGTGCTACTGATTCTATACGCACAGAGCGTCGCCTTCCTAAAGAAAGGATAGAATTTCCGAACCAATTACCCCTTGTAGAAACAGTAGATTTACGAGCAACTACCATAAATTTTTTTAGATGATAAATACTGTACTTTAGATTGATTGTCTTTATTGTCTGTTTTTGATGAGGTTAAAATCACCTTCTGTGCAACAAGCACACCTAACAGACTATAACCCTTTTAACTTTTCTGATAGGTAGCTGTACCACTGTTTGCATCCCCTAGATATGCAATGTTTGCAATCTAGTGATTAGAAACTGGATAGCTTGCTCTTTAGGCATCGCACCTAAAGTATGGCAACTTCGGGTAGCAAGGTGCAATACTCTGTGAAAAAAATAAAATTTTTGCTATCATAGCCCCGTTTGCTAAATTATTTAGCAATTTCCGTCTTGATGCTGAGTTAAGAGAAACTAATTAGATGGCTGTATGATACGTAATTTCAAGAACAATACCCCAAAGGATTGTTTTTTTAAGTATGTAATCTCGCAGAATTTCAAAAAAGCAATAAATACGGTATCGTATTCAACAGGCGAAAAATTGTTTTAGCCACAATTGGTGAAAGAGGAGTTATGAAAACAAAAATCTTTGGTTTTGCTCTAATGTTAAGTCTGGCTGCAATGCTCGGAGCCTGTGAAGGTGGTGGTGGTGATGGTGCTGGTACTGCTACCCCAGCGGCTACAGGTGAACCAACTGATGCACCTGCTGGTGGGTCTACTCCTGTCATTACTCCCGTAGCGACTCCTACTACGACTCCTTGATAAGGCATTTTAAACTTTAGTTTAAATCACGCCCAGAACTGCTTGGTTACAGCTTTTCTCACTACATAGCTTGAATTAATTAGGTTCACGTAAAAAC encodes the following:
- a CDS encoding iron-containing redox enzyme family protein — its product is MQSNLVIFPNARAAKNSTQTEEITITNCDRAHEQFIELLAMEDLDHKLALNPAKASEFEHTLSMAIRAAYGNDRSDEQAHRFLQRILYRINRLKLFWYDDLQNYTNERSLYLSSCRDQIETAWQQWELAQLDVDALQQLDVKQALIERASADLNPPLSESSRYIREEMTEAGYRHLLAIGSFDGLVEASHLSRILGGVANEVQCTLMRVLIEEYGNGRLSRKHSTFFAQMLAEFGMNTQPEAYFDLVPWEVLASTNYNFLVTERKRYFLRYGGGLTYFEVAGPAVYKNYMVAAQRLALSEVAVGYWELHIREDERHGRWMLDDVALSLAEQYPNDAWELLLGYDLQKRMSDRAGTAVVRSIREAE
- a CDS encoding peptidoglycan D,D-transpeptidase FtsI family protein; this encodes MQKSPSRTKFRKFRNPGLTRQQRGYKQSFLGKLASNFQNQTSNTKSRLFIVWGILMAVGLGLGINLYNLQIVKGPKLTQQARNQQMVNLRPFMPRRPVVDRKSNLLAIDRPVYTLYAHPKLFDKSNEDIAERLAPILAKDAAELVKTFQSKKSGIIIAPALAEENIDRVISLRLNGLEWAQKYSRYYPPDDLVSDVVGYVNVDRRGQAGVEYSQEKLLERPVQTVRLSRSGNGTLMPDYAPEGFLHFDDLRLQLTIDSRLQRIARVALKQQMEKFDAKRGAVIVMDALDGSLLALVSQPTYNPNEYGKADISLFKNWTVADLYEPGSTFKPLNVAIALENGVIKPDDMFNDSGSVRVANYTIKNAMNNGYGRISIAQILQYSSNIGMVQIIQRLKPSIYYNWLERLGLGQKVDTDLPFEAGGRLKSQEEFIASPIEPATTSFGQGFSMTPLQLVQMHGALANGGKLVTPHVVQGLIDSKGQIHDSPTHTIPRQIFSAATAQKVVEMMETVVEEGSGKASQIPGYRIAGKTGTAQKASPNGGYIKGARMTSFVAILPVESPRYVVFALVDEPKGESAYGSTVAAPIVKSVIEALIPLEEIPPSKVIEQQKVP